CGCTGTCCTTTTTTTCGATTGATGTCGGTACTTCTTCATACCGAAAAATCCCATGCGTTGTCCCCGCATACAATATTTTGAGATTCCGCCGATCCTGAACCAGGCAGAGGATGTCCTTCTCCTTCAAACCTTCATTGATTTCGATATGGGTTGAGCAATCATCGCTGCTTTTGAACACGCCGACATTTTTCACCGACCAGTACCAAACACCTGGAGTTCGGTGGTCAGCGATCAAATTGCTGGCATTGACGGTCCAGCAGCGGCGATCCCAATTCTGACCATCATCGTTGCTGCGATAAATGCCCTCGGATCGGGTGCCACAGAGCAGAATGGCATAAATTTCTTTGGGATTGAAGGGAGAAATAACCACGGCCGTCGAGGGATGATGGGGATCGATCTGGTTCCAGCTTTTGCCACCATCGGTTGTAGCAAATAGGCCATTGGATGTCGCCAGAAAGATGCGCTTCGGATTGAGCCCATCCACATCGATATCGTTGATCCGAATGGCGGTGGTATCACCAGGCGTGAGATCGAATTTGACCCAGCCCGTATCGTCGCTGGCATAGAACCCGTCTTGATTGTAAAAGGGATTGTAGGCGCCAGCAAAGGCGACCAGCGAGGAATCATAGGGCACTTCGATAGCTGTTACAGCGATCTTTGGGAAATACGTATTTTTCCATTCCATCCCACCATTGACGCTAAAGAAAATTCGGCCCAATCGGTCCTCGGGAATCATGGTGTATTCTTCGGTGCCCAGCCAGAGCACTGGCACAGTCCAATCCAGAATGGGGTGCGACTCAGCTTTGATTTGGGTGATTTTCACTGCTGGGTTGTCATCGAATTTGATCAGCCGCCAGTGTTTGCCCCCATCGTTGGTTTGGAAGGCACCCGCATCGGTTCCAACATACAATGAATCGGTGTAGAATGGATGGGGAGCGATGGAGTTGATGTGCAAATTGGGCAGATCGCCTGAAATATCTACCCAGCGACCTGAGCTGGACTCAGCGAGCGAGTAAAAAATGATGACCCATTCAGCCGTATAGGGATCGGACGTGCCGACCGAGAAGTAATGGAGATAGATGAATGCGCCATATCGGTCAGCCTCAAAAAATTTAAACGGAGCATAATTTGAGGCAGTCTGATAGGCGGTATCAGCCCGAGTGGAATCACCTTTGGTGAAAAAGCAATTTTCAATATCAATGAATTCAGGATTGGGCTTGATAATTGTATCAGGTTTACCAATTTCAAATTCTGTTGAGGGAAAAAGGTGTTTGCCTGTTCCAGCCCAGACTGTGGTCGCTTCGTAGACTACTTTGCCTGTTTTGGCACTGCGGATTGTTGTGCCGCCGAAATCACTCGCAGGCGTGATGTGTACAAAAAGTTCATGATAAACTCGCTCATGTTCTTTTGGCTGATCCTGTTGATAGGGCTGTTGGAAATAATAAATGTGTTTGATTGAAAAAGAGAGATAATCCAGCCTGATAATGGCAAATTTTGGAGCGTCAGGATTGGCAAAACAAAGCTGCGTCAACCCAAGCAAGATCAAAATAAAGATTGATTTTTTCTTCATAATGCACCTCACTTCCTGTTAAATTCGTGCTCTTCGTTGTGGCGACAAAACGGATTGATCTCCACCTTTTAGTGAACCGTGAACTCATTAGAAAATAGCCAATCCTCCCAGGTATCCTCTTCATGCCAGCTAAATGGAAACTTCAAACGATAAATGCCTGCTTGATTAGGTATGATTTTATCCGAATAGGACTTAAATGGTGCTATTTTTTTGGTTCCCGCTGGAAAAATAGCTAGGCATGGCATTCCCCATCCTCCATATTCAACCCAATCATTGCCCTTTTTTATTTCAAAAAAAAAACACAATACGTTCAGCGCAATGTCCAAAGAATGCAGTCTCAGGTGTACCATTGTGGATTAAGACTTTAATAGATTCACTAAGAAGTTAAAAATTTTTGTCTGTTTTGGCAATCAATTTGCCCTCAAACCTCTCAAAGTCAGTCGCATTCTTATCGCAATTGAAAAGAAATAAGACTGTTGTTAAAAAAATTAAGTACCTGAACATAAGCTGGAAACCCTTTCTTCGCCATATTTTCTTTAAAGACGCCCACTTCTTGCTGGGGGCAATTTCTAATACTCAGGTTTCGATTCAATGATGTCAATAATCAGGTCTCTCAGTTCTCTCAAGCGGGTCACAAATTCATTTTTTTGTAGGACAGGATGCCATCCTGTCCGAATGTTAGCGAAGCAGCATCAATTTCCGAACCTGCACCACAGCCCCGCTTGATTGGTTTTTGTTAGCTTGCAGCCGACAGAAATAAATGCCACTGGCAACCGACTGGTTCAATTCATCCCTCCCATCCCATTGAACCTTTGTAGGACAGGATGCCATCCTGTCCTACATCAGCGCAGCAGCATCAATTTCCGAACCTGTATCACTGCCTCGCTTGATTGGTTCGTGCTAATTTGTAGCAGACAAAAATAAATACCACTGGCGACCGACTGATTTGATTCATCGCTTCCATCCCATTGAACTTCAAAATGACCTTCTGGTCTCTGGTCAGCCAATAACGTGCGTACCTTTTTACCCATGATATTATAAATTTCCAGTGTCACGTCGCTCGAAAAAGGTAAGTCGAAGGAGATAGTCGTCATTGCATTAAATGGATTGGGATAGTTCGGATAGAGATAGAATTGTTCGGGCAAATTGGATTCTGGAGTCTTTTCGATTTCCGTTGGCAGATGCAAGCCATTCACGTAAGCAGATGTTAGCGGATATTCGATCATCGCAATGCCATAGAGGATCCGTCTCACTGGGCCGATCCCATGGGCATACCACTCCACCCAATCGTTATCAGCACCATTGAATTGAAACCAGAAGCGATAGCAATTGGTGAAAGTGCCTGCTGGGACGATAACGGTATCGGATTTGCTTTCAAGGTGAACGGTCCATTCAGCCAGTGGCGTTGTGATTTTCCAGCTATCGCCGATTGCTGCAGAAAAATCCAGCCAGAGCTGGTCAGTGGTGTCGCTTCTTAACAACAGCTTATCATCCCAGGTCATTCGTAATAGGGCATTCGGGAAGTGACGGAATTGATCGAATTGAAAATAGAGGCTATCATTGATCCGAACTGTATCAATAATCGTTTCAGTCAACGATTTTGAAAAAGTCCACCAATTTCCGATCTGCAAAGGAAAATAGCTGGCTAACGATAGCGGTTTGCTTTCATAGCGCCAGACGCCATCACCCTTTGTGGCAAGATAAAGCACGTTTTGTTGGTTGGGATCGGCTATAATGGAGGTGATACCCTGGCTGGGGACCTGAGGAACAACTAATGGAACAAATCGCCAATTTGTGCCACCATCAAAACTTTCATACAGGGCAAAAAACTTCATCCATTCAACCAAATAACTTATATCTAGTTCGCCAGCCGCCCAGAGATGATTGGGATCAAATGGATCAATGGCCAGTCCATATAAACGAGCCATGGTTCTTCGTAAGCCAGTATAACGCCAGGTTCTTCCGCCATCAGTGGTTTTGATCACTGATTCGTTCACGGCAAGGTAGATAATATCGGGATTGTTAGGATGAATAGCAATTTGATAGCAAACATTATCCTCCCTCTCAAGTTCTAAAAATGTAGTTTCCCAACTATCGCCTCTATCTTTCGATTTAGCGATCCAGGGCTTTGAAGAATCGCTCACACCACAAGCCCAAAGCACCTCATTGAATTGATCAATCGTTATATCCCAGGC
This DNA window, taken from candidate division KSB1 bacterium, encodes the following:
- a CDS encoding T9SS type A sorting domain-containing protein — its product is MKKKSIFILILLGLTQLCFANPDAPKFAIIRLDYLSFSIKHIYYFQQPYQQDQPKEHERVYHELFVHITPASDFGGTTIRSAKTGKVVYEATTVWAGTGKHLFPSTEFEIGKPDTIIKPNPEFIDIENCFFTKGDSTRADTAYQTASNYAPFKFFEADRYGAFIYLHYFSVGTSDPYTAEWVIIFYSLAESSSGRWVDISGDLPNLHINSIAPHPFYTDSLYVGTDAGAFQTNDGGKHWRLIKFDDNPAVKITQIKAESHPILDWTVPVLWLGTEEYTMIPEDRLGRIFFSVNGGMEWKNTYFPKIAVTAIEVPYDSSLVAFAGAYNPFYNQDGFYASDDTGWVKFDLTPGDTTAIRINDIDVDGLNPKRIFLATSNGLFATTDGGKSWNQIDPHHPSTAVVISPFNPKEIYAILLCGTRSEGIYRSNDDGQNWDRRCWTVNASNLIADHRTPGVWYWSVKNVGVFKSSDDCSTHIEINEGLKEKDILCLVQDRRNLKILYAGTTHGIFRYEEVPTSIEKKDSAPAKHPPSDFGLFSCYPNPFNAATVIQYYLPQACHIKLELFDTLGRRVALLINEPQSAGPHAAIWTGKDQHGTALSAGIYFVRVTAEKTTSKMKILLLK
- a CDS encoding T9SS type A sorting domain-containing protein encodes the protein MFRRQLASNSWEQVLNVGSGTAWDITIDQFNEVLWACGVSDSSKPWIAKSKDRGDSWETTFLELEREDNVCYQIAIHPNNPDIIYLAVNESVIKTTDGGRTWRYTGLRRTMARLYGLAIDPFDPNHLWAAGELDISYLVEWMKFFALYESFDGGTNWRFVPLVVPQVPSQGITSIIADPNQQNVLYLATKGDGVWRYESKPLSLASYFPLQIGNWWTFSKSLTETIIDTVRINDSLYFQFDQFRHFPNALLRMTWDDKLLLRSDTTDQLWLDFSAAIGDSWKITTPLAEWTVHLESKSDTVIVPAGTFTNCYRFWFQFNGADNDWVEWYAHGIGPVRRILYGIAMIEYPLTSAYVNGLHLPTEIEKTPESNLPEQFYLYPNYPNPFNAMTTISFDLPFSSDVTLEIYNIMGKKVRTLLADQRPEGHFEVQWDGSDESNQSVASGIYFCLLQISTNQSSEAVIQVRKLMLLR